AAATTAAGGTTTCCAgcttgctgaaaaaaaaaatcaatccaccCCCAAGTATATTTGCTTTAAAAAGCATTAAGATACTAAAAAGGTAAGCTTTAGCACAGTGAAATATGTACAAATCATTGCTAACAAGTAATCTGAGTCTGTAACACAAGCTAGTCATTGAGAAAGTCATACCCCAAAGTAGATGGAAGGTTTGGGTTTGTAAATGAAGCTATGTTGTTGCAGAAAGTTTGCCCAGACGCTGGGAAGAAACAATATTCTAAACTGACAGCCCTTCATCTGACAGCTTTCCAACTTGAAAGGCTGACTGTACGGAAAGCTTGGCGACCCCTACAGCCAGTGTTCAAACACCAGCACTACAGCACAAAGCACAGCAGATTCCAGCTGGAGCCCTGTAGAGTCAGCTACTGTGAGGCAGCTGGCCAGTAATAAGTAGGAGGTCTACTCCATTATTACACCTTGGTTTCTACTGCGAAGTGTCTGCTCATCACGGAAAAAGCCAAGATGTAACACAGGGAGACGCGACAAGCCAGAATGAATAGATGGGCAAATAAACCATTACTTTTTCTGGTGCCacttaatacattatttttaggCTTACCCATAGTTTTTAGCTCCCTGGGGAAGGCAATCTCAGTTTTTACAAATGCCTTCTTTGAGAAAATGAAGATATTTTGCTAAGTAAATACAAGCTACACCATACAGACCCAGACTGCAGTCTAAGACATAGCAAATTGGAGTAACACTATGTAACAGAATCTATAAACTAAACAACTCTCCACTACCAAACCACACAGATTGGCAAACTGCAATACAGAGATGAATTAAAGAGTCAGCATTTATCAACACATCATAGCATTCAACACGCTGCAGTTTTCAACATATGCTTAAACTAGGCTCCAATACCACAGTGGTTACTGTTGGTAATGTTAACTTttactaaaataattaaaattggcAGATTCCTCATGAATACCTAAAACCATGGATACAATTTAAAGTTTACAGTTATAGAAGGCTGATTTTACTATATTATACAAGTGAAATGAGTTAAACTCTGATGACATTAAAGTGGGCAATAATGAAAACCAACACAAAATAagtggtggtagtggtggtggtgggtggggatTTTGTAGGCCAACCTTATTTTTTTGTGCATTTATGCACTGCAATCTAGCATAAAAGCCATTTCCTTTACAAACACCTAGCTTAGACAGACATTAAGTTCACAGATAGACCAACAAATGGCTTGTTCGCCATTCAAGAATTATTGTAGAGTACTAcgtgaaaacaaatatttcaacATACTACACCTGCATGATAGATATATTAAAAGACAAGTTATGCTGAGTTCATAGGGAGGAAAAAATACCTTAAGAGTTACAGTTCAGATATGTGCTGGAGAACAGAAAATAGCAGCAAACATTTTATGTTTAAAACAATGATACAAAACTGTATGTGCAGTTATGACTACATATTTGTGATAATCAGAGTCCAGACATCCCAGAGGAAGAACAGGGGCCTGAAACCTCCCAAATAAACAACTGAATGCTGTATACAATACTATtttactacagtaactcctcgcttaacgttgtagttatgttcctgaaaaatgcaactttaagcaaaatgacgttaagcaaatccaatttccccataagaattaatgtaaattggggggggggggggggggttaggttaggttccagggacatttttttcaccagacaaaagactgtattatatatgtataaaaacagtataagttttaagcaaacaatttaatactgtacacaacaatgatgattatgaagcttggttgaggaggTGAAGTCAAAAGgtagaagagggtgggatatttcccaggaaatgccttactgctaaatgatgaactagcactcggctgagccctcaagggttaacaccttgttgttaatgtagcctcacactctacaaggcagcacgaatgcagggaggggagacagcatggcagacagaaacacacaccctgtgagagagacgtgcattgcccctttatgtacgctgaccccactctaagtacattgcctttttagatcaggaagttgagacagcagctgctgcctgcaagctccctcccttgtcctgagccctgtcttgttgtccctccgccccctgctctatggagatagGATAAgcaggtggcagggggagggggacaccctgatattagtgCCCCCCTCCATCCcgccacagcaagcaggaggctcccgggagcagctccaaggcagtggggggagggacagatgaactgccggcaattgatagcttgttgggcggctgctgcacagggaacttaagggagcaGGAAGCTGATAggagggctgccggtccaccctggttccaagcccccaccagctagctccaacaggctgctctttctgcaagcagtagacaaagcaggcagctgccaaacgttATAAGGtaacattgcgcaactttaaacgagcatgttccctaattgatcagcaacgtaacaacgaaacaacgttaaccgggacaactttaagtgaggagttactgtataaatgTGTAttaagtaaggtcttttatgaaagccagCAACACACTGGTCatgaatatcattgtgaaatgtatgtattaacactgtGAGGAAGCATGGATACTCATTGATATTGTGCATTCAAGTCTGATcagacaaagggagaaacagggtTTCTCTCAGACCGGAGAGAAGGTAGCTATCTCCCTCTCCCTAATGTAAATTAGGCAATATGGAACcaaaacaatggaagctccatttacatatgagtcaacagggGGATGGGATGAACAGCAGGGGCTCATCCTGCTTCTGGAGACAAAACAATGAGTTTGGAGAAGTATAAAGAGAAGCAAGAAGCCATCActtaatggaaacagaaatctGTGAAAGGTGGATCCCTCAGCCACGTGGGTTAAAGACACTGATCTGACTGTAACAGTGAAATTGCCTGAGACCAAGATTGTAATCTGTTAAATTTTAGACATTGGAAAATGTGTTTTGTcaccattttctgtttctattatcCTTGCTTACTCTCACTTACATCACTATTCTTATTAATAGACTTACTTTTGGTTTTATCATAAAATCATCCCAGTGCTGTGCATTAAAGTGTGGATCCTCAGCTAAATTAACAGGCTGGTGCACGCACTGTCTCTTTAGAGGCAGTAAACTTGGTGATTTCTGTGAACGTCCAGTGATAGGAGCTGGATACTGCAGAGGAACGCTCTCCTGGGGGTTCaggaactggggttcactgaaTGTTACCTGCAAAGCTAGGTTAAGACTGAGAGAATCTCAAGGAGTTTGTTGGTGAGGTGGACACACTGGTGtgccagggagctgacacacagtttAAGCTCCAGCAaaactctggcctggtctacactacgactttaattcggatttagctgctttaattcaaattaacgcttgacccgtccacacaacgaagccatttaattcgaattaaagagccctttaattcgatttctgtactcctcctcgacgagaggagtagcgtcaaaatcggtattgttaatctgaattaaggttagtgtggccgcaattcgatgttattggcaattagatgttattggctacccacaatgcaacgctctggaaatcgatgctactacagtagcttggacgcacaccaccgaattaatagtgcctagtgtggccgaatacattcgaatttataaaatcggtttcctaaattcgaattatataaattcggattaatcctgtagtgtagacataccctctctcttgctgaggcagaggggtaacagTGGCTTACGGTTTGGGGCACCCCAAGAAAGCatcacaatatttaaaaagtctCTTCCAGTGAAAGTTTGATTAGAATTACACTTGAAGTGGTTTTACATCAGTTAATATATTAAAGggcttttatattttttaaaaactttaagtTAATAAATATTAGGCCAGAGGTTTCAACATTAATGGGCCCTTGGAAATCAGAGTTTTGCCACTGTCTTCACCTGAAGTGTTTTTACAAGTGCCAAAATTAGACCAGGTTTTCAAAAGTTGCCTCTAATTTTGTGGATGGAAAAATGCAGGCAAAAATTTATATTTGCAAATCTGGTCCTTGAAGTTGGAGCTAGCAATCTAAACATACTATGGGGAGGTGTTCTTTATTAACAACTCTCCATTTATTGCTGGTTCAGCATCCAGTAAGTCAGTTTTCAACTCACTCATGCCTTATGGACAACATAAGTTTTCATCTTTTGTTTATATTACTAGAGCCACTGGCATGAAAACTGGTTCTTTGTTTAACAATTCACCAGTTCTTGCTTTTTTAAACACCACTTGAAGCCATAATCCTCTGTGACAAGCCAACTAGTTCCTGAAGAAGTGTTTATAAATGTCAAGACAAATACACTATGACCTCAGCTGAGAACATGCACCACCAGAAACAAATGAGTCAGCAGCAGCAAAGACCATGTTTCATACAAATATCCCTAGCAATATATTAAAGAAAAAGTCAGCCAGTATTTTTTCAGGATCTGAAAATGTAAGTCACTATATAGAGAGAAGGAATGTAGAATTATTTCTTTTAATCACAGTGTCATACCTGCGTGAAATATTTTCCATCATGTTTCAGGACTTTCATTGAAAGGTCAAGAATCAATCGTAGAAACTCCCACGTAGAATCTGGATATAAAGAATGAATTAGAATCTTCAAGTACTAGTGGCTTGTTAAGCATTACATAACTAATATTTAAGCACTGCTGCTGAGTATTTCAGCAGGATGATTATTTTTCTCTATCATTAGTTTAAATAAAGTGTTGATTACCAGCACTTGGGCTCCTGGGATTTTTGTCAGGTTTTTTTAGAATTTCTGAGAGACTTTGCATAGCTTGTAGTGTGAATTCCCACACTTATTTTCATGAGTTTCCACTATTCAGCTGACTGTGCTTAAAGTCAAACTAAAGTGGTAAACAAAgaaaatttcaggaaaaaaaaaatcaagtcttcAATGCCAGTAACTGGACTTTTTAAGCCCAGAATGCAAATAGAAAAGTATTTCATTACCAATAAGGTAATGCAGTTTCCACCcagccaaggtcacagaggaagcaaGCATGCAATCCTGAACTATGGAGGTTAGATGCGTAAGTGACATTCCCCCCTCAGCTCTAATTTTTCACACTGCAAGGTGCATATTGGTAAGCAGTTCAGGATGAAAAGCTCCAGAGTcctgaaaataagaaaaataggCAGGAGAAAGAATGTAATGGTGATTCTTTAAGTCATTGGATGCATGCATTAAACTAACCCTCGTGAAGATTTAACTTGTTTCGCAAGCATAACTGCAATCGGCAACTCAAGCTAACAGTTATCTGTCATCTTGAAGGCATTACTGGAGAGAAATCTAAAATAGCGCCccctaatgaaaatattgagatCTTGCTGTCCTTCAACATACAGCACAATAAGACTTCAGCTTCTTCTAGCCATTCCATCCACACCGTGTCTTCTGCCAGGAAAATTCTATTCTCCATAGTTAAGGTATCTTATGTTCCCTAAAGTGTTCCATATCCATATTTTAATAGAATAGTGATATAGCACATAATAATTCTGAAGTCCTCAACTGTTTTGAAAAATGACCTCAACTTTCAGACTTGCTCAGCAACCTTCCATATTTTCTTTTTGTCTGTCTTGCTTGGGGGCTGCTATTGGATTTCTCCGCCCCCCCAAAAATGTCAATCAAGGAATAAGCAACAGCatgggagtttaaaaaaaaacaacagtagaATTAGGACCAGGAGCCATTATAGAATGTTTGGAGACAGTTTTTTCATGCTGTGCTATGAAATCAACCCATCTTTCTCTAATATGCACTGAAAGGCAGGGTCTTTTGCAGTTATTCCATATTACTGACAAAAGGGTATTTCCCTAGTCTGCCTGCATACTGTATCCCTACTCAGTGTAATGAGTCATCTGGACTGTAATCCAAATATAGCCGAAAAATGCCCTGAGTTGGTACTATTAACACTGAATCTAAACATATCCAACGTTTGCATTCTcaaaaaaatgctttttaaacaaTCTATAAAAATCCTCTTTCGCACAATTTTCTCTAAGTGATATCTGGCCTGATATGAAACAaaagcagtattttaaaaataaaaatcagaagctTAAACATTGACCTTTTAGAAATGTATTCTAATATACAAAAGCCAAAAAATTATTACTccaaagcaggggtaggcaacctatggcacgcgtgccgaagtcggcacacgagctgattttcagtgtcactcacaCTGGAATGAGGAAGGACATTGCTGTAATCATTCACTGCATCATAGCTAAATATAGGCCCCGATCATGCAGTTCACTGTGCATGAGTTCAGGGATGTGCCTGATGGGGTAAACTACAAGATCAAGGTCTGAGTCTTGGTGCTATTTAAGGCAGTGGCTGTCTTCAAGCAGAGCTCAGCATACTTCTGGGTTCTGTATAAAATAATTGCCAAAACTTACAGTATGACTACAGTAGTTTATATTGTACCGTCACCCAGAGAGGAAGTAAAttcctggggggcgggagggaggagagggaagaaatgCTCCAAAGAGAAAAGAAATCTGGGCAAAAAATGCTCCAAAAACGTACATGCTAGAGCAGCAACTCAAATATAGTGCGACactattatatttattttcaaaaacatAAAACATATCTCCCTTCCTGAGAACATAAAATAGTGTGTCCCCCAATTTCATAAGACCCAATTAAAGAAAATGTACATTCAAGTTCTGTAGGTCACAAATCTATGGCAAGCTGTAAAAAACAGATTTGTGTTTCCAAAGTCTTCCATAGTTTATAAATTAGCTGTACTGTTTAAATTCAACTCGAGAAGTGGAGGTGGGGGAAAATAAAGATCCTGCTATGACATTTACTTCAAAATTTGCAAGGAAAGTACTCCTCACTTCCTCCTTCTCCCAATTCAGGAACTGAATGCTAAAATTTAGAAGTCCTGATCGTCACAATTCTTCTCTCCACTTGCATGCATGTgcactcctttccccccaccccttacttTTCTTCCTAGTGCTCCTAATTATGAGAACATCTCTGGTCTCAAAAGAGCATGTTACTTATAGAAACTGCTGTGAAtaccaccccccacacccctgaatGAGACTCTGACATGGCTGAAATAAACTCTTAGTAAGTGTACAGTTGGCTTCACTGCTGTGCAGTGACTAGGTCCCTGTCACCACCAACatccagaaaggggggggggagggggagggaagaacgACGTACTTGTGgatatatgtctacactactgcagggaaaaaaagccatggcagagtCTTAGAGCCCACATCAACTGACTCAGACTCACACTACAggggtaaaaatagcagtgcagatgttcccacttgggctggagctcaggctctgaaacccacagtgggggtgggggggggggggtggtcctgagagcctgagctccagcccaagtgggaacatcaacactatttttagccctgcatcAAATGACGCAGGCTGAGATTCACTGccacaggttttgtttttttgcagtgtagatgtaccccatcGCTGCACTCTGCTATTTAGCTTTTGATAGAACTAGTTGTGACCCAAGAGCCTCACGGAGCTAGGCAATCCAGACAGATGCTCCGGAGTTGGAGTGTGCCTTTCACTAACCTGCAGAATGTCAGCAGGGCTGAGTAGGCCTAGAGGAGTGTGCTTGTGTTGCccgtggagttggggagctgacccatggCAGGTACAGACAAGGTTTCCTCAAGGTGAagccaggagtggggggggggggggggggggcagaaggggtagCAAGGTTCCTCACAGCCCAGAAGCATCACATAAGGTAAAAAAATCCCCCTCATTTTAACCcccaaaataatattttgctgCAAACTGTCAAGAAAGCAAAGTGTTAAAAACAGTTAGTATAAACAAAGAATTAACCTTCTTCGGGAGATGTGGAGATTGGAACAGCTGTCAGATCATTAATTACATAATCAAACATCCTTCCTTCTTTGGCATACCTCTTCAGTACTGGAACACAGTCTTCTATTAGAACCTAAAAAATTATTGTTTTAATAAGTGATCAAAATCCTCTTAAACTGACTAGACTAATATGATGTATAGGAATTAAAATAGGGAAAGGGGTCAGAATTAAGCCTGACTTTAACATAAGGTTCTAATCTTAGCTTTTTATATCTCCATATAGAAGGCAatgctggggggatggggcagcagAGTGATGCAGCAGTgaaccagaatttccattcccagctctgtcaccgaCTGCTGGGTGACCACTTAGATCATTTGTGCCtctgttattccccattttgtagatggggaagTAGTTAATAGCCTCACAAGATAATTGCAagttttgagatccttggatgaacgGCACTTGACACATGCAAAATATCATGCAATTTTTGCTAGTTTTTCTCCAAGAAAACTAGCTAGTGTTCAAGGATATGTCATTAGGAAGAATAACCTTGCAGTTAAGATACCGAACTATGATCCAGTAGATCTGGGCTAGTTTACCTGCTCTGACAGACATGATATGTTACATACCCTTCTCAGTAACCctgtttcttcttttttccaaTGGGGAGGGGGTGTAGAATATTTACTCATATGAATAGAATTTGCCAACAGATTTCAAGCAAATAATGGCACAGATAAAACCAAATTAACCCCCCAATCATGTGAACTATACCTGAGATTCTGAATGATGCACTAGCATTGATTTAAGTTTACGATTTGCATTACTTCTCAGCCAGTTTATACTGGGAGATATTAGATACCATACtctatttttatattaatattacCTATTTTCACTCAGCTACTAACAAGGTTTGGTGATGGCAATATGCATTATTATGCTTCAAGTTTCTTTATTATTCCAAGTGTGAGTTGTAAATATTAAAAAAGCAGAGTGGGTTTGGAGATGGAGagttaaatatttcaaaattaatgGATCAGTGTTTTTAATCTAAACCCTGGTGCAAAATATACTATGATTTAGAAATGCAGATATGGATTAAACCTAAAATAGTAGGAAAGAAAATGTTAAGAAGCCAGATGGCATACAAAAAACTTCCCAAAACAATACATGCCAGATCTAAATCTAGATGTTACTTGCAATGAAGGTAACAGATAAATTACCTGATAGCATTCTCCTTTAAGATTGTCTAAGACATCTCCACATGTTTTACGCATGTATTTTTTACACCCGTCGATCACCATTTGGTCAATGTTTGATGTTAGTTAAGGAGCATTAAATTCTGTTCACCTTTTATTAACCAAAGTTTTGGGTTTTTATTCCCTTTTATCAAAGAGATACAGTCAAACTTATGGAGGAATAGTAATAGTAATATAATTTCCTGCAACATCTAGGTTTAGGAATTAATTCCCAACCTCAATTAGAGGTTTAagatattatttatattaaaaaaaaaattctttccaacCAGCACTGTTGGCACCATAATTTACCATACATTTTAAAAGCGTAATGTTTTAGTACAATGATGATAATTATTTTGGTTTATAGCTAATGAAATTTCCTATGTACAGTGACTAACAGCAAATCATATCTGGAAAATGGAACTTTGAAATCTTATTTATGAAGCCACCTTTGGATCATTTTCTTTAACTGATATCTGAGAAAGAGGATACGGTAGACACATGTGCCATCATCATTAAgaaccaaatcctgaagtctttaatCAGGTGacattcccattgacatcaatggcttTAAGTTACCTAAATAAGAAAATCGGGATTCAGCTCAAAGTGCAGAAAATGGTGTCCCAGAGCTACGGTTTGGATTAGGAACTTGGAACTATATATTCCATGGCCAGGATCAGATCTCATAGTCAGTGCCTGCATGCTGCAGTGATTGGGTCTAAAACCATTCCTATTTTTTGGCTTAGAGAGAGCCAGTCTCCCAACATAAGTTCATATACGAGACATTTAATTTGAGGTCCCAAGATACAAAAGGAAGAGTATGCTGTATTGTTAACGTGAATGGTCATTTGTTGAAAGGATATCTCCACCATGGTGACCATCTTTGGTTTCAGTTTGACTATTTCATATAGTATACCCCCATCACCACCTCCTAGGATCAGCACTTCTTTCCCAGTGTAGTCTTCTTTCCCACTGCCCATTATGGCTTGCGTATACGCCAGGTCACTCTCTGCCAGATCTGGAAGGAACAAAGAGAAAGTTGGTCAGAAGCTTTGCATTTTTAAGTCGTTAATCACTAAATACAGTAGACCAGATGCATCTTAAAGCAATGCTGTGTATTGTCTGTGAGAAAACCAGCATGGATTTTATATTCTTccagaacaaaaaaaacaacatgcTTACAAATGTTAATgttataaaatcctgctctccAAAGTGAGGACATGCCAGAACTAAGGGCTTTCCCGGCATGGAATTTTTATGGCTACTTCCGCCCCCATACCATCATTTACTCTGCATGGGTAGATCTGCATGATGACCCCTATCAGAGTCAATGAACTCTGTGCAGATGTGACCGCAAGCAGCCAATTGCAGGTGGGGGTATTACTGCATACCCTCTGCTAATTCACTGACTTTTTCTTACACCTCAGTTAATTGAGCAGTTCCCTGGGCTATCATTTTAttagatatatatctatatatatctatatatagatagatagatagatagatagatagatagatagatagattatctACACGATGCCTGCAAAGCACACCAGAGGGGTTTGAAATCACGGCAGATCTGGCAGTGTTCTTTCCTGTGGCCCTCCTCCAGACACTTGAGACAACTCAAGTGAGGGTCGCTGGTAGGCCTAGGCTTGCCACAGGAAGCACACTGTTTAAGCCCCAGTGACCGAGGCATGCCCCCGGTACTGGGGGAGGAACGGACAGCCTCTCCGGGCATGGAGAGGAACCCTACTCCTACTACACTAAAACAACTAAAAACTAGACTAAGAAACTATGTACAGGAAAACTATAGCGAGAACCACTAAAGGCACTTTGCAAAGGCAAAGAGGGCAGTCCCAACAGCCGtcacgggcagtaagaaggaactgaagagcaCAGGCTCAGCGGGGCCCCTTATATCGGTTCTATGTTCACGCAGCACCAGGAGGCGCCAGAGCCGAGCCAACTAGGGGAAAATTTCCGACAGCTGTGCTcagggcatgcacacacctaaatCGGAATGGACATgtacaagcactcgaagaagtagTAGTATTGATGGGGAGGTTGAGACCGCTAATTGGCTGCCCCTAGCTGGCCTCAACCAAAGAAAATCAGTTAAAGAGAAAGCAAGTGGCCAAAGGCCCAaatattttaaaggggaaaataagCCATCTAACAAGGTTATGAAACCCTAAGGCAGACTAGGGAAAATCATTTCATTTGTCCTTTAAAATAATGGGCAGTTGTTTAGAAGATGGATGGCTGAGTTTGCTTTCCTGTCCCTTAAAGTAACTGTCAGAGGTTGCATAGCCTGGGAAAGGGTTAAATAAATATAAGAGAGATCTCTTCACTATTCTCTGAAACTTTCTGTTTGATACTTTGAAAAAAATgcctttaaaacacacacacacacacacacacacacacacactctctcactcaCTCCCTCCAAAAACTCCACACAACATCCATGGGAAACTAACAAAGGTGTGTTCTGATAAGATAGAATCCAAATAACCTACAGCTTCAGACCAACAGCACATTGTAACGAGACCATACTTACTAACATCCCCACTGAGGATAAGAATATTCCCAAACTGTTTCGAATGTAGAATTTTAATATTCTGATAAGGCGACTCTTCATCATAAACAACCTCATCTATGTCATACTCTACCAAACGCCCATCAGCCGTGGGCCAGTATCTATCAATGGCTTCTCCTCTCACAATTGCTGGCAATCTAaagaagggaaaaacaaaaactattCACAATTCAATCTGAAAGTTAACAAACATTCCTCATTCTCCTTTAATTTAGCATAAATGCAGTACATGAGAGATACTCTCCCATCCCCATAGTACTTAACATTTTCTTATCATCATTAGGAACGCAGTACTACATAACTGAATGTAGTGGACACCTACTCAAATACATGTTTAATCTACGATTTTGCAAGAAAATACTATCCAAATAGTAttcatacaaaaaaataaaaatctgctaatgtgatttttacatttttcttgtaTTCAGTAAGATTGCACTGTCTACAAAGTTATTCCAATTTGTGTGTAATGCTCAAGaaggttattttaaatattttagctAGCAGTCAAATATACAAGGATTGCTAGTGTCTACAGGAGAATCTGGGTGTTGGTACTTTAATTTAGCACTATTTTAGCAACCTGTGTGTGAATCAGTCTTTTATAGAGGGGAAGAGGATTTGTGTAACACTAGACACTTAATTTGAAACTAGAAACTGAAATTAATGACACAAATGCAGAGCATGGGCAAAAAGACACCAAACAAGTTTAAGCACTGTCTGCCTTTATTCTTAACGTAGATGTGAAACACATTTGGATGTTTTCACCAGAATTTGCATTCATTTCTGAAAGTCTGGCTCAGATATGTAACCTCAAAGTTGGATGAATCTAATAAGTAATTTTACAATTTCTTAATCGAGtataaattcagttttaaaaaatgagttagCTTTAAAAAGACAAATTCACATTCAATGTTCATGTTAAGGTGACACCAAGAGATCACAATGCTTTTGTTAAGCTTCTGTGcaaaaacactgatttaatttgTTTCCTATTGAGGAGAATTAagctttttgaaaaaataaatgaattcatCTTTTGAATTTCCAGTGATTCTAAAGGACAAAAATCAAAATTATACCTTCTGAGAGACACTAGATGGCAATACACGGTGGgagaaagtaaaaaaataaaaaaatatatatattacacacacatacacacgcacaaatatgagaaggcaaaaaaaaaaaatcaggaactgCAATTTCTGGCTGTTCTGCGTCCAGAGTGAAAGACCTTTGCTGTCCTTATAAAATTAACACACATGGACAAGATAGCCTCACCATTTGAGCACATCAAAATatcaaacaaattaaaatactattttctccacttttttatttattcaacTCAATTGTTATGAAAATATTTCAGActactttttctttattttggattccctttctCTCTTCATGCACCATAATTATTACATAGTATACAAAGGATTAGTATTACAGAATGGCTTAAGCTATACACAATTTAACAAGCCTAGTGGCGATATTTATCAATTCTGAAATAAAACCACCACATTTGTAGGAATTGAAAAAGCAGACATGCTCCcactaataaatatatatattacatacacacaCTGACTATTTATAGTTTTTTATAAAGGCAATAATTTATTATTGGTGATTTTAATAGCCTCTTAGAAACTTAAAACTGAGTTTCCTTACAAACTCCACCACAGCACTATAGAATGGGTCTGGGAACCAAAaatctctcatttaaaaaaaagtcgtGGAATTTGCTAGATACAAAAAAGTCAATTTTGCACCTACCAATCTTGACAGTGTTTCTTTGAACAGGTATTTATTGTAGAAATTAACTGCCATATGAAATTTTCAAATGagtatacaaaa
The Emys orbicularis isolate rEmyOrb1 chromosome 1, rEmyOrb1.hap1, whole genome shotgun sequence DNA segment above includes these coding regions:
- the SMS gene encoding spermine synthase, whose amino-acid sequence is MAAAARHSTLDFLLSAPADCNAILKGLQPVFQEQGMTETIHNWEDHGYLATYINKNGSFSNLRIYPHGLVLVDLQSHRDDMKGRDEIDHLLNKIEEKMKELFHSSIKRVKRLPAIVRGEAIDRYWPTADGRLVEYDIDEVVYDEESPYQNIKILHSKQFGNILILSGDVNLAESDLAYTQAIMGSGKEDYTGKEVLILGGGDGGILYEIVKLKPKMVTMVEIDQMVIDGCKKYMRKTCGDVLDNLKGECYQVLIEDCVPVLKRYAKEGRMFDYVINDLTAVPISTSPEEDSTWEFLRLILDLSMKVLKHDGKYFTQGNCINLTEALTLYEEQLGRLYCPVEFSKETVCVPSYMELWVFYAIWKTRTEV